In Spirobacillus cienkowskii, a genomic segment contains:
- a CDS encoding dihydrolipoamide acetyltransferase family protein, with amino-acid sequence MATVMEMPKLSDTMSEGSVARWLKKEGEKVSAGIPIIEIDTDKATMEFESPVSGVLLKIIVGDGQKCPLQAPIAVIGKADEKWQEALDNYNAKKTSKSASSVQENKKALSVSSENKSAASLTTNSTAPQSILTAAIKATPLAKKIATDQGIDLQSIQGSGPGGRIVRRDLSAVTSAATTQASVSFATSTEVEKIPHTNMRKTIARRLAESVNTAPHFFLTININMTNLLAWRKETIAKISQSEKFSVNDLVIFLTARALKRHPAVNSSWFDDHIAQYRDVHMSVAVALPNGLVTPVVRHADKMSVVQISQETKRLVNLAKEGKLQPNDYAGGTFSVSNLGMAGVESFTAIINPPQAAILAVGSTVPTPVVLANGTIGIEQKMKVTLSCDHRVIDGAVGAEFLKTLKQFFEDPVSALFLG; translated from the coding sequence ATGGCTACTGTAATGGAAATGCCTAAGCTTTCGGACACCATGTCTGAAGGTTCTGTAGCGCGTTGGTTAAAAAAAGAAGGCGAAAAGGTTTCCGCAGGAATTCCAATTATTGAAATTGATACAGACAAAGCAACAATGGAATTTGAAAGTCCTGTAAGTGGAGTTCTTCTGAAAATTATAGTTGGAGACGGACAAAAATGTCCTTTGCAAGCTCCAATTGCTGTAATCGGTAAAGCAGATGAAAAATGGCAAGAAGCACTCGATAACTATAATGCTAAAAAAACAAGCAAGTCTGCTTCTTCTGTGCAAGAAAATAAAAAAGCGTTGTCTGTGAGTTCTGAAAACAAGTCAGCAGCGTCATTAACAACGAATTCAACTGCACCGCAATCAATTTTAACTGCTGCAATCAAAGCAACTCCTCTGGCTAAAAAAATTGCAACTGATCAGGGTATCGATTTGCAAAGTATTCAGGGGAGTGGTCCTGGTGGTCGTATTGTCCGCCGTGATCTTTCTGCCGTGACATCAGCAGCGACAACTCAAGCTTCTGTATCGTTTGCAACCAGCACTGAGGTTGAAAAAATTCCGCATACCAATATGCGTAAAACCATTGCGCGCAGGCTTGCAGAAAGTGTGAATACGGCACCACATTTCTTTTTAACAATTAATATTAATATGACAAATTTGTTAGCGTGGCGCAAAGAAACTATTGCCAAAATTTCTCAAAGTGAAAAATTTAGTGTTAATGATTTGGTCATTTTTTTAACGGCACGCGCATTAAAACGTCATCCAGCCGTGAATTCTTCTTGGTTTGATGATCACATCGCTCAATATCGTGATGTTCACATGAGTGTTGCTGTGGCATTGCCAAACGGGCTTGTGACTCCAGTTGTGCGTCATGCAGATAAAATGAGTGTTGTGCAAATTTCACAAGAAACAAAACGTCTTGTAAATTTAGCTAAAGAAGGAAAATTACAACCAAATGACTATGCTGGAGGAACTTTTTCTGTTAGTAATTTAGGTATGGCTGGCGTTGAAAGTTTTACTGCAATTATCAATCCACCCCAAGCTGCTATTTTAGCAGTTGGCTCTACTGTTCCTACTCCTGTTGTACTTGCTAATGGGACTATTGGAATAGAGCAAAAAATGAAAGTCACATTAAGTTGTGATCATCGTGTTATTGATGGTGCAGTGGGAGCAGAATTCTTAAAAACATTAAAGCAATTTTTTGAAGATCCTGTATCTGCGCTGTTTTTAGGATAA